The following is a genomic window from Dryobates pubescens isolate bDryPub1 chromosome 22, bDryPub1.pri, whole genome shotgun sequence.
GCTGTTGTTGGAAGAATGTAACAGAAGTAGTGCTTCTTGAACGGTTACTTTAAATGAGCTGTTTGTGCTGCCAAAATTAATGGTCATACCCAGGATAAAGAATATAATCATGGTGCCAACCAAAAGCTATTAATAACACATTTACCTTTGCCAGAGTGGATACAGAATGAacctttcttttgtctttcagtATGCTGTCAGCCAAATCAGCAACAGAGAGCCCAACAGACCAAGACCTCTGACCCTTTCCCTTTAAAACTTCCATAGCTCTATATAaaccaggaaaaggagaaaaaaccaATGAAGTTTAGATTTTGATTATTTCTATTTTGGTTTACATGTAAAAGCCAAAAAGACAGGTTAAGTGGACCATATGAGGTTAAAAAAGTGTACTGGAAAGATATGGTTCTGTTttggaaaacaacagaaaagaatTAAGAACTGCTTTACAGAGTTTGTGTGTATTTTACCCACACTAGTTAACAATTCTCTTTTCTGTCAAGAGGTGTAACTGATATGAGGCTAAATCAGGTAGATTGATCCAAACATGTGCCTTGCTTTGAAGTAAACTGCTTCCACACAAGCTCTTGtctatttttctgttgtttttaaaCACACAAACTGGCACCTGTGATATTCCAGTGTGTATTCTACAAAGCTTGTCTTAGATCACCACAGGCACATTATTATTTCAAACTTCACAAAAACCTGTGGGCCTACTACATGTTTCGAGGGGAATGACAGCCACACAATTTCCTGTACACTCAGTGTGTGAACATTATAGAGCAAACTTTGTCCTCTTCATagagagctgaaggaagaaaaactcAACTCTGCAATCATCAAGTGTGTCAACATGAAGACAAAACAGACTGCAATGGCATCACCTGTTAGCCACTGTTTCCCTGGAGTTACGAGCAGCCACTGCTTCTGTCTGGTTTGCAGCTAAATTACAACTGGTCCACGATGGCACTAAAtagaaacaaccaaccaacattTAAATGCACATCTAAACAGTGACTCAAATGAGTACCAGATAAGGTgagaaaccccaaacccaaaccaaacagtaaTGAATACTCACGTGGTCCAAATCTTTCTTCCTCCACAACCACCCAAATGTAGTTGGTGGCCTTCTAAGGTTCCCTAACATGCTAAAATAACTCTCTAGTAGCACCTGGCCAGAACACTTGCTTAACAAGGAAGTAATAGGTAGTAATTCTTACTATGGCAGTAACCTACTATATATTATACcacatttccttcctcctccagtaCCTCTAGCCTATATTCCTGTAccaaataaaaagcatttgaGCTTGTATTTTCTGctagttttgggggtttgtttttttactgtGACAAATATCAAATACTTTTGCTACCACTCCAGTTCTACAGTCTTGGGCACAGACTGTGTTATTTAGAACCATTATGATGAGAATCTAGTGCCCTGGTTATGATTATCTCCATTCCTTTTCTTAATTATCCTCTCATAACTCAATTActtaagcacttccaggataTTGTAAACTCACAGTCATAATAAAGTGTAACTTTACCTTTGTCTTCCCCTTGTTCACCAATAATCCAAGCATCTTTTGCAGGGACCTGTGCTTTCAAGAGGTTTGCCAGTATATACTGAAATCTCTCTGTATCCAGGTTGGTACCTACTCCAATCACTCTGCTTTTGGGAAATGCACTCAGCTTCCATGACACATATGTCATTACTTCAACTGCatgtgaaagaaaaaggcattgACAATGAAGGACCACTCAAAATTCAGCACAATTGCAAACCTAAGAATTGTGATTACAAAAACCCCAGGACCAACTTCTtcactttaaaaaatgttttaagcCTGTAAGAACAGTGGTTTATTTCAACCTAAAACACCAAGTcaggtggggaggaggtgaagaaAATTCACAGCCCACATAAAGTTTTAAGAGAAGACAAGTGAAATTTCCAAATGAGTCACCACACCAAAAGTCTCACATGCTCCTAAATTTAAGTCAGCCAATGtttaatttcctttcatttggcaagcagtctcttctccctctccacagCCCTAAATAATAGGACAGGCAAGAAGCACTCAAAAAACAGGAAAGGGTTGTCTTCAGTATATTTCCAGGATAGAGAGGCTAGCACttacttctttcccttttcagtaatgtttttgttttgtcttagggtcacagtatcactgacCCAATAGATTTAAAGTTTCCACCAAAATGTTGCTGCAATATTTACTATCAAGACTATGTTATGTGTACTAGAAATCACGAGAGGCACAACACACGTGTATCTATCTCTACTGCACAGGAGAAATGTATACAGGACACAACTGACAAGACAACAGCCAATGAATGCTAATCTTGGTGATAGAGCCAGGTTGCAACTAGAAACagaaacacacaggaatacatacCTTCATACAAAACAAAGTACActattttcttttatcttggtaacagtaaagaaaaaaccctcaaaGACAGTGTCCTGCTCAaagctgaaaaggaaaacatcttTCAGACTAGCAAGAATTTTTGACTGAGTGGGTGCATTTGGTAGTAATGTATTTTCAAACAGGCCAAAGAGAAAGCCAGCTGGGGCACAGAGCATTAGGCCCCAGACTACCATACCTGGGTGAGAAGCGACAAGCAGAACAGAGTTCTGACTGTAGTGGGATACTGTAGGGATAATTCCTCTGAACAAATCCACGTTGCTCTGTATGACATCAAGGTAAGTCTGAGCATTACCCAGAGAATTAACTGTGAGTACCACAACTTTTGAAtcagctgaagcagaaaaatCTGGAAATGTAAAGAAAACATGATTTAAGTATTTGTGTTATTCTATTGTGTTTTGGATGGACAACAAAGAGCTGTCCTAAAGGCAAAACTACAGCATCCAGCTTAATTTGGGATTCTTCAACCCTTGTATCTCCCAGTGTGGAATTTGGGATGCTTCCATAGCACCACAGATCTCCCACAGAATACTGTCCCATTTTGTAGGTGGAAAACATAGAAGGCAGACTGCAAGGGCTCAAGACCAGAGAGCAGAGATCAGAACATATCCAGATGGGGTTAACAGATAAGCTTTGCCAAGATTTCATGgctagagagaagaaaacatttttattccaatttttaaagagaaggaaggactTTTACTCCTTTATCTGAGGCTTCTATAATTTTGATATTATAGCTCAAAGACATGTAGAagaccaggaaaaaaatatataaacacTCAGTGTAACTTGCTTAGCATTAGTAGCTAAATAACTGAAGCCTTAGGCTGCAAGCTATGTGCTTTCACCTCCTGTATTTCTACGTGAGTCCAATTTCAGCATTAGCCTCTAAACCTGGCAGTATACTCATACCCTTCTACCACTATAAACACAAtgaaaaaagaggctgaaatAAAACCAAGGCTAGCTTTGCTGAACCTTCCCAGTTTTACTGTGAAAAGATGACAAAAAGCAAGGAGCTATATAAAGATAACAGCATTTTAAAAACGATGGCCTACATGCCAGAGCTTCTCTGTCTTCCCAGGTGTCCCACTCTCATCAGAATGAGCACATACAGTACAGAACTTGCCCCTGTGCCAGAAAGAACATCTAATACCTTTGCTGATCTCTACATTTGGCAGAGCAAAAATCTCCAAGTCCATGGTCCCTCCTTTTGCTGCACCTTCAGAAAGATCCAAAAGAACCACCTtgtctgcagcaccctgcatgAATAAAAATGATGCAGATCAACAGTAAAACCCAAAACTTGCTCTTGTGGGGTGAGTAATAAAAACCATCATTGCTCCAATTCCAGTGTTTGCTGTACTGtgtataaaacaaacaaaattactgACAAATCACATGAAAAATAATGTAGTGAGTTTAATGAGGAAATAACACAttacaaacccaaaaaactcaCACCACCATCTCTGAGAGGTTGTAAATGTTGATGTTACTGTTGCCTCTGAGCATATAAAGCACAGACTGTCTATAGACTATCCTTTTCCATGGGACCAGGAGATCCCAATTGGAAGAGGCTACCACTCAGGCAAGAATCCTTTAACTAAGGGTCTCCAAAATACATGATTTCAACATTCAACACTCTTTGCATTTAAAAAGCTGACTGAGAAAACAGGACAGAAACTACCACTTCTGTGTGGCCACACGTGAGCTGAAGAGGCAAATGAGACAAGCAGTGACATGGCTAATAAAACTGCTGAGTTATTTCTACACATCAGGTGCTAAGAACTAGACTGGAAGCCTCTCTGAACTGAGTCTATTGCTATTAGATATAATGATGTACCTTTGCTGCAACTGCAAGCACACAGGCAGTGCCAAGATCTCCAGCTCCAACAACAGTAATCTTGTTAAAACACCCTTCGGTTTTGCCTCCACCAATCTTACTCTTTGCTTTCATGTCAGTCTCTCCTAcagtgaaaaaaaccaccacagagttACGTGCTGGTCTACACTGTATCAATACAAGTATTGCTGCTTCAGAAAGGATCATGGTTGTGCCAGAGTTAAACCAAATTGCTTAAACCTCTTCAAAAGAGAGGTCAAGCTGGACCACTGACAGTTCATCACAACTTGCAAGGTGTAAAACACAAACactcctctctggagaggaacttttttCACCAAGCAGAAATAACAACAGCAAGAAGCTAGACACTGAGACCATACAACCAATACTCCTTTTGTTATGGTTATAGATATGAATATATAACAATTGTAAAAGATTTCATACTCTGAAGAGACATGAAAAATGGATTTGGATTAAAATGCAGCAATCTGATGTTGTTTAGCCAGTGGTACTGGGAACATAATGATTCTCATTCCAAGTGTAACACAGAGAGATTTTTAACAGAAACATTGATTGCAAATAGGAATTTGAACTGTGCACACATGTGTGTGCTCAcaagtgtgtgtgtatgcaatTACCAGGAGGAGTATCAGGAAAAGGTTAAAAGGAAAGGTTTGCACCAGTTgccacagatcatcaagtcatagaattgttttggttggaaaagacctctaagatcattgagtgcaaccatCAAAACACCATCCATGATTTCACCAGTGAAGGAAGAAGACTGACCTGAAGAAAATGTGTCAAGATGCAAAACAGAACCAGAGCCAAAAAATACGCAGGTTAGATAAACATAAGAACTGCCACATTCAGGAATTTTGCCCAAGACTTACAACGGGTGAGATAAAGTAATGAGGCAAAAATGCCAGATAGCTTCCACTCCTGAAGGGGATAAAAGACAAAGCCAAAATTAGCTTGTCACCACAGAGCAAGAAGGACCCAAGAGACATGATATGgactcagcagccagcactccTGTCTTCAGCGTTGCACACCAGTGACTGTGGTCAGTCAGGTCTCGGGCTGGAGACTGTAGATGTGAGAGTGAGTAAGTGAGATCTGAGAGAATGTGTGATTGTGACTGGGTAAAATTAACTTGCTTATAATAAATTCACATTTCCTTTCCACAAGATCTCCCACTGGGCTTTGCTGCAGTTGTTTCCAACAAATGAGTAATACCAAGCCTACAGCACTTTTCAGTGGGCTTAAATATGAATGTCCAAAATTAGCTGCTTACTCAAAGAGAGTATGAGCTCTCTGTTCAAAAAGAGGCACTTTTAATTACAGAAGAAGCACCAAACACTGTGGAAGTACAAGCATTGCATATTAAAATTGTGTAGGCATCTTTGTGATATCAAGAAATAAAACATATGAGAGCACTGCAAACAAATATGTGAAAACATCCATACCTTCAGTAATCTTTGCAATGTAGGAGAGAAGTTCTGATTgcctggctgcatcagaagATGACAGAGAATACAAAGGGAGCTCTTCCTCAAATTTTGCAATCATTTCCTTGATTAATCCAATGATAGTTGATTTAGGCTGAAACACAGCAAGACAGAAGACACCCAAACAGTTGACTTTCTGTTTCATGCAGTGCTATCAGCTGTAAGCTGCTGTAGTTTGTAAAGAACCATGGCTATACAAAGTTTAATTAAACTATAAATATAGACCCCCTTAAAGCATCACTTTTTGAGAAGATACTTTCCAAACAGTAGTATGGATTAAAAGGAATTCAACACAAAAGAATGATAAAGTTAACTTTATGAGTGCACCCAGTTTTTGAAGGCAGCAATGAATATATGGAAGCCTTTgatagagccacatccagtatTGAAAGTGGGACAAATCACAGCTCAAGGGAAGATAATTCACTCTTCTCAGACAAGCTTAACTGTCCAGAGTTTTGGCAACTGAGTCCTCCTTTGGGTGAACCACAGTGAATGAGTAAGAGTTCCCATGGGAATGGCCTACATCAATAATGCAAAATATATCTCCTCATTACATCATTTTTACTGCTCTGGCAGTCATGGTTATGCAAGTTATTTAGTACAGTGCACAAGATCATTCAGCAAGAGCAGTGGCTTTTGCATCTCAATGGTAATGTTTCAGAGTTCTGCTGAAAGAGACCTACTCCACAGGCAGAAACTTCTACTGAATTTCTTTGAAGGATACTCCACTATTCACAGCAACAAAAGTATCATGAGGCTGAAAGAGACATACTCTTTCATAGAGACAGAAACTTCCACTGAACCTCTTTGAGGGATACTCTACTATTCACAGCCACAAAGTATCATGAGGCTTACTTTGCTTTGTAACAAACCAgtccctttttttcttcagtttagaATAATTCTCCTTACAATTGCTTATAACTTCCTTTACAAAGCTGTAATTTCAAGAGACATAACATTCTGCTTCCCCCTGCATAATCCTTGTAATGAGAAAATGCAGAAAATGAAAAGCCCTGAACCCTACCCACTCCTCTCCATGGATCTCCACGTGATACTATGCTTTATTCCCAAAGacttccctcccctgccagccacTCCACCTCTTACATGGCTCCAGTTCTGCAGGTAGGGCAAATAAATCCTGCCTTGAGCATCAACATGCTTTCCCACTGAAATGCCCATGTTTGCAGTTGGCTTCAAGAAGCAGATGGGGGGAGCAAAGGGATGAGAATCCAGAATCCACAGACGAATTGGCATGTTATAGGAATTACCTGGTCAACACAAGAGAAAAGCTGTTACTCACTTCAGCATTGAGAAGAGGCACTGAAAGCCAGGCATGTGTGATTCACACTTCAAACTAACAAAGAAATAAAGCCTGACAGATCACTTTCTAGCTTCATGCTAGTATTTATGTTATTTGGGCTAGTTAATAAAACCAGCTGAGTCTGGATCAACTTGAAATGCTACTGACTTCATACAAAGatctgtgtgtgttttttttccccctctcaggATATTCTATCAGCCAATGGGACCCcttttccaggcacagaacTCTCTTAAAGCTACCCATTTCATACTTATTTCAGGACTCAACAACTGAATCAAAGATGCATGTATGAAGAGCTTTACCTCTGACATCAAGGGCTTTAAGTTAAAACCAAAAATTACCTACTAGCTATTTTTGGACACTGCCCATACAAGCATAGGCCTTGTAGAGTTCATGCAGGCAAAGATTTTGCCTACACTGTCTCAAACTATATGATTTTTCAAATAGTTGATTGACTTATCTAATTAATATCACCTTATTTCAGAATCTGTCTACATGAAGGCACTTGTTTATGCAGTAGGAGTGGCTTTGGCCAGTTCATGCAAAATCCTCTACAGCCCTCTTGTTAAGGTGCTGCACAGTGCACTGTTAAGTGGCACAACCCAATACATTTAACAGTTAGCTTCATTACTGGTAAGGAAATTATATTTGATTTGTCTTACCATACTTTACTGGAACAGTACCACTAAAATTCAGGAGGTCCTTCTGGGATCCATCCTTGAAGGCTGAAATTAAAAATCTGATTTTAAAGAGCAGTAATAAATCCTTTGAAATCTGGCATGGCAACCTCAACCACAACTACCTATATGCAACACTATTTCTTTATTAGAAATCCATTTCACCGCTCCTCAAAGAACTGAGGCCTGTTACAAaggccctccctccccctctaaGATAATTCCTTAATGGAATCCTAATGAAAATGGCATTGGTACAACTAAGCCTATCATTGGTCTGCAAATTCCTTGTCCTGGGTAATTCTGGTGTTGCAGGAACTTTCAGTTAGGCTGAGAGATTTTGGAAGTTACACTTGTTAAGCTAAAGAGAGGAAGGTGCTTTCAGTACAATCATGGGACATGCAAAAATGCTGTTGCATATAAAGAATTTAAAATAACATCAACCATCTACAATGActgacaaaacaaaatgaagtttAGTGAGCTGATTAGGTTTTTGCATGTGTGGATTCTTGGAAGAGCTTTCAAGAGCTGTCACATGGCAAGAGAAATTTCATTGCAGGTTGAAGACAAGACAGGAACACAACTGAAAGATATTCACACTGTTTAAATTCTATTATACACAGCCTCAGTGTATAGCAAAAAAGAATCCCAAATGTTAGTTCAAAGTAACTGTATCATTTCTTACTGTATGTGTTCATGGAGAATGTGAAGTTTGGGTAGGTCTTGTTAACATTCCTTAGTTCTTCTATGGTCAGGTCTCTGAATTTATActggaaaagggggagggga
Proteins encoded in this region:
- the UEVLD gene encoding ubiquitin-conjugating enzyme E2 variant 3, with protein sequence MAFSEPALRKQLGKYKFRDLTIEELRNVNKTYPNFTFSMNTYTFKDGSQKDLLNFSGTVPVKYGNSYNMPIRLWILDSHPFAPPICFLKPTANMGISVGKHVDAQGRIYLPYLQNWSHPKSTIIGLIKEMIAKFEEELPLYSLSSSDAARQSELLSYIAKITEGETDMKAKSKIGGGKTEGCFNKITVVGAGDLGTACVLAVAAKGAADKVVLLDLSEGAAKGGTMDLEIFALPNVEISKDFSASADSKVVVLTVNSLGNAQTYLDVIQSNVDLFRGIIPTVSHYSQNSVLLVASHPVEVMTYVSWKLSAFPKSRVIGVGTNLDTERFQYILANLLKAQVPAKDAWIIGEQGEDKVPSWTSCNLAANQTEAVAARNSRETVANRAMEVLKGKGQRSWSVGLSVADLADSILKDKRKVHSVSTLAKGCCSINSEVFLSLPCVLGANGVIEMVKLEEDSLVQEKLQSSAGSIHDLQQQLKL